From one Dama dama isolate Ldn47 chromosome 4, ASM3311817v1, whole genome shotgun sequence genomic stretch:
- the LOC133054970 gene encoding zinc finger protein 548-like isoform X2, with product MLQNIALLSSVGCLHGTQDEVALSEQHDAAAGSQVKTPKPGPCIQKPHPCKTCGPLLKDTLCLAGHGGTQPEQVVSTCGESPSQHPKEPHQRRLPGWGEGKTFCVKNDSAHVTDQTWPCRVKGQEFLARSSILQHQAPHTEGKQHSDMEGRAASESGQNDDKRSECGKTFSQEHTLVEHQKNLCCESGKTLIRRFHLVQQQKTDTETRFSEQLGCGRFSAQRSGFTAHHTVHTRSVPYECSQCGKCVKDSFTLSVHQRVHTGEKPYKCSECGKFFRYSFTLKRHQEVHIGEKPYECSVCKKFFVDSSRLIIHQKVHTRGRRFECSKCGKFFRYRFTLERHQKAHIGERPYECSVCGKLFRHNSNHIRHRRNHTGERPYECSVCGRLFSQNSHLIRHQNVHTREKTYECSKCGKFFMDSSTLIIHQRVHTGEKPYECRECGKVFRYNSSLIKHRRVHTGERPYECVSCGKGFSQNSHLLRHQEVHTKEYCKQGKTSKQSLV from the exons ATGCTGCAGAACATTGCACTTTTGTCCTCCGTAG GTTGTCTGCATGGCACCCAGGATGAGGTGGCCCTTTCAGAGCAGCATGATGCAGCTGCAGGGTCACAGGTCAAGACTCCAAAGCCAGGCCCATGCATCCAGAAGCCTCACCCGTGTAAGACGTGCGGCCCACTCTTGAAAGACACTTTGTGCCTGGCTGGGCATGGTGGGACACAACCTGAGCAGGTGGTGTCCACATGTGGGGAgagtccttcccagcatccaaAGGAGCCACATCAAAGGAGACTCCCTGGATGGGGTGAGGGGAAGACTTTCTGTGTGAAGAATGACAGTGCTCATGTGACAGATCAGACCTGGCCATGTCGGGTGAAAGGGCAGGAGTTCCTAGCCCGATCCAGCATTCTccagcaccaggcccctcacacGGAAGGGAAACAGCACAGTGACATGGAGGGAAGGGCAGCCTCTGAAAGTGGACAGAATGATGACAAGCGCAGTGAATGTGGGAAGACGTTTAGCCAAGAACACACACTTGTTGAGCACCAGAAAAACCTTTGCTGTGAAAGCGGGAAGACCTTAATCAGAAGGTTCCACCTGGTTCAGCAGCAGAAAACCGACACTGAGACAAGATTCTCTGAGCAGCTTGGATGTGGAAGGTTCTCTGCACAAAGGTCTGGCTTCACTGCACACCATACAGTTCACACTAGGTCAGTGCCTTATGAGTGCAGCCAGTGTGGGAAGTGTGTTAAGGACAGCTTCACACTCAGTGTTCATCAGCGAGTTCACACAGGAGAAAAGCCATATAAGTGCAGcgaatgtggaaaattctttaggtACAGCTTCACACTCAAAAGACATCAGGAAGTTCACAttggagaaaaaccatatgagtGCAGTGTGTGCAAGAAGTTTTTTGTAGACAGCTCCAGGCTCATTATTCATCAGAAAGTTCACACTCGGGGAAGGCGTTTTGAATGCAGCaaatgtgggaaattctttaGGTACCGCTTCACACTTGAGCGGCATCAGAAAGCGCACATTGGAGAAAGGCCTTATGAGTGCAGCGTATGTGGGAAACTCTTTAGGCATAACTCAAATCACATTAGGCATCGGAGAAATCACACTGGAGAAAGACCTTATGAGTGCAGTGTATGTGGTAGACTCTTCAGTCAAAACTCCCACCTCATTCGGCACCAAAACGTCCACACCAGAGAAAAAACTTATGAATGTAGCaaatgtgggaaattctttaTGGACAGCTCCACCCTCATTATTCATCAGAGAGTccacactggagaaaagccttatGAGTGCAGAGAATGTGGGAAAGTCTTTAGGTACAACTCCAGCCTCATTAAACATCGGAGAGTTCACACTGGGGAAAGGCCTTATGAATGTGTCAGCTGTGGGAAAGGCTTTAGCCAAAACTCCCACCTCCTTCGACATCAAGAAGTTCACACTAAAGAGTATTGCAAACAGGGGAAGACTTCAAAGCAAAGTCTGGTCTGA
- the LOC133054970 gene encoding zinc finger protein 548-like isoform X1 produces MTAAQGFVVFEDVAIYFSQEEWGLLDEAQRLLYCQVMLQNIALLSSVGCLHGTQDEVALSEQHDAAAGSQVKTPKPGPCIQKPHPCKTCGPLLKDTLCLAGHGGTQPEQVVSTCGESPSQHPKEPHQRRLPGWGEGKTFCVKNDSAHVTDQTWPCRVKGQEFLARSSILQHQAPHTEGKQHSDMEGRAASESGQNDDKRSECGKTFSQEHTLVEHQKNLCCESGKTLIRRFHLVQQQKTDTETRFSEQLGCGRFSAQRSGFTAHHTVHTRSVPYECSQCGKCVKDSFTLSVHQRVHTGEKPYKCSECGKFFRYSFTLKRHQEVHIGEKPYECSVCKKFFVDSSRLIIHQKVHTRGRRFECSKCGKFFRYRFTLERHQKAHIGERPYECSVCGKLFRHNSNHIRHRRNHTGERPYECSVCGRLFSQNSHLIRHQNVHTREKTYECSKCGKFFMDSSTLIIHQRVHTGEKPYECRECGKVFRYNSSLIKHRRVHTGERPYECVSCGKGFSQNSHLLRHQEVHTKEYCKQGKTSKQSLV; encoded by the exons ATGACGGCAGCTCAG GGCTTTGTGGTCTTTGAGGACGTGGCCATATATTTCTCCCAGGAGGAGTGGGGACTTCTTGATGAGGCTCAGAGACTCCTGTACTGTCAAGTGATGCTGCAGAACATTGCACTTTTGTCCTCCGTAG GTTGTCTGCATGGCACCCAGGATGAGGTGGCCCTTTCAGAGCAGCATGATGCAGCTGCAGGGTCACAGGTCAAGACTCCAAAGCCAGGCCCATGCATCCAGAAGCCTCACCCGTGTAAGACGTGCGGCCCACTCTTGAAAGACACTTTGTGCCTGGCTGGGCATGGTGGGACACAACCTGAGCAGGTGGTGTCCACATGTGGGGAgagtccttcccagcatccaaAGGAGCCACATCAAAGGAGACTCCCTGGATGGGGTGAGGGGAAGACTTTCTGTGTGAAGAATGACAGTGCTCATGTGACAGATCAGACCTGGCCATGTCGGGTGAAAGGGCAGGAGTTCCTAGCCCGATCCAGCATTCTccagcaccaggcccctcacacGGAAGGGAAACAGCACAGTGACATGGAGGGAAGGGCAGCCTCTGAAAGTGGACAGAATGATGACAAGCGCAGTGAATGTGGGAAGACGTTTAGCCAAGAACACACACTTGTTGAGCACCAGAAAAACCTTTGCTGTGAAAGCGGGAAGACCTTAATCAGAAGGTTCCACCTGGTTCAGCAGCAGAAAACCGACACTGAGACAAGATTCTCTGAGCAGCTTGGATGTGGAAGGTTCTCTGCACAAAGGTCTGGCTTCACTGCACACCATACAGTTCACACTAGGTCAGTGCCTTATGAGTGCAGCCAGTGTGGGAAGTGTGTTAAGGACAGCTTCACACTCAGTGTTCATCAGCGAGTTCACACAGGAGAAAAGCCATATAAGTGCAGcgaatgtggaaaattctttaggtACAGCTTCACACTCAAAAGACATCAGGAAGTTCACAttggagaaaaaccatatgagtGCAGTGTGTGCAAGAAGTTTTTTGTAGACAGCTCCAGGCTCATTATTCATCAGAAAGTTCACACTCGGGGAAGGCGTTTTGAATGCAGCaaatgtgggaaattctttaGGTACCGCTTCACACTTGAGCGGCATCAGAAAGCGCACATTGGAGAAAGGCCTTATGAGTGCAGCGTATGTGGGAAACTCTTTAGGCATAACTCAAATCACATTAGGCATCGGAGAAATCACACTGGAGAAAGACCTTATGAGTGCAGTGTATGTGGTAGACTCTTCAGTCAAAACTCCCACCTCATTCGGCACCAAAACGTCCACACCAGAGAAAAAACTTATGAATGTAGCaaatgtgggaaattctttaTGGACAGCTCCACCCTCATTATTCATCAGAGAGTccacactggagaaaagccttatGAGTGCAGAGAATGTGGGAAAGTCTTTAGGTACAACTCCAGCCTCATTAAACATCGGAGAGTTCACACTGGGGAAAGGCCTTATGAATGTGTCAGCTGTGGGAAAGGCTTTAGCCAAAACTCCCACCTCCTTCGACATCAAGAAGTTCACACTAAAGAGTATTGCAAACAGGGGAAGACTTCAAAGCAAAGTCTGGTCTGA